The Nitrospiria bacterium genomic interval CCTTCCCGAATTTACCGCTCTGGAAAATACCATGATGCCGGCCTTAATACAGGGAAACCAAAATAAACAAATTGAAAAGGAAGCCAAAGAGATTTTAAAAGAGGTAGGGTTGGAAATGAGGAGGGATCACCGCCCGGGTGAACTCTCAGGAGGAGAGCAGCAGCGGGTGGCCATGGCCAGGGCCCTCATGTTAAACCCCCAATTGGTTTTGGCGGACGAACCCACCGGAAATTTGGATACCCACACCAGCGAAGCTATTTTTTCTCTGCTCAAACGCCTCCAACATGAAAAAGGTATCACCTTGATCATGGTTACCCATAACGAATTCCTGGCAAAACAAGCCGACCGGATCATCAAAATCGTGGATGGAAAAATCGAAAAGGGATAAGGAGGGATTTCTCCTGTTGATCTAAATGCCCCTCACCCTAACTAACCTCTATGATTATTTCCCGGGAATATCCGACGGACTCTTCCCCAGCGAATCTTTCTTTTGACCTCCTCCAGTTTGGTCTCCGTGGCTTCTTTTCCCTTTTGCATATATTCCTTGGGACGGCTAAAATCCGCCCAATGGACCTTTCCCACATCCGGCTGGATAATCACATCGGCTTTTTTGGCATAATGAGATCTCAGTCTTTCCCTGACCAGCGCATCGGCCCTAAGGAGAAGATCCAATCCTCGGTTGAACCCCGTTACCTTTAAGACCGAATCGGAAGCATTGACCGCAATCACGAAATCAGCACCCTTTTGACGGAGTAAATCAACGGGAACGGGGTTGACCCAACCCCCATCCATTAATAAATGCTCCCCGTACATCATGGGAGGAAAAATGCCGGGGATGGCACAGGTGGCACAGATGGCTTTTCTTAAGGATCCTTTATCTAAAATATACTCTCCCCCGTTAATCAGATCCGCCGCCGTGGTAAAAAAAGGAACCTTGGTATTTTCCATATCCACATCATCAATGAGATGCCCCATCACGCGTAAAAATTCCATTTCTGATATATAGGCTTGCCGTGTAAAAGATATTCCGTAAAAGACACCCCGTTTAACAGAATGAGCCAACTTGGATAAAATACCCGCCCGTTTCCCTTGATTAAGATCATGCCGCATAAATTCAAATCGGGTCCGTTTAAATTCGGGACCGTTAACAAATGTGGTGATCCTGTTTTCAATTTCTTGAATATTGGGTTGGATCGCATACATGGCACCCACCACCGCACCAAAACTTACTCCCGCCACCAGGTCGATGGGAACCCCCGCCTTTTCCAATGCGGATAAAACACCAAGATGGGAAATCCCTCTTGCGCCTCCTCCACCCAGGGCGAGTCCAACTTTAAAAGGTCTAAACATTTAATATCCTTTTTCGTGATTTATTTAACTCTTGCGTGATTATATCTCAAAACGAGACCCAGATCCCCTCAAATTTTTCATCGTTTAAAAGGGGTTCCCCTTCAAGGCCTCCAAGGAGTCCTTGTGGGGCTCTTTGGGGTTATGGAGAATTTGCAAATAAGGCCAGGGTTTTTAAATCAGGAACCACGAGATCAGGGCGGGCATAGCCAGAAGGTGTTGCGCCGGGACCGTTTTTACTCCTTCTTCGATCAACCCACACCGTTTTCAATCCGATGTTTTTTGCGGGAACGATGTCATGAAACATGCTTTGGCCCACATGAAGGATTTTATCTGAAGGGACCCCGATTTTTTGAATGGCAAAGCGGAAAAAATTTAAGGAGGGTTTATAGGAGCGAACCTGCTGGGCGGTGATGACCCAATCAAACTTAATGTGAAGGTGTTCAGCGGTTATTGAAAAAAGAGCATCATCCGTATTGGAGAGAATGGCCAAACGAAACCGTTTTTTCAGGGTACGCAGCGCCTCCACGGTATCGGAAAAGGGCTTCCAGTTTTTCAAAGATTCAACAAGAAAATGATCCTCAGAAGTAGAAAGGTTCAGATGGAAAACTTCAGCCGTTTTCCGTACAACCCCCCTTAAAACATCTTTATATTCATTATAAGGTCCACTCTCAGATTGGGCTTCGGCCTTCGAAAAAAACTCAAGAATGGAACCCTCCTCAATGGGAATGTTCTGCCTGGAAAAAAACGGCTCGAACGCTTCTAATATCCCACTTTCCCAATCAATTAACGTTCCGTAACAACCAAAACTTATTACCTCAAATTGATTAAAATCAAGCATAGGGGTTTAGGTTAAGGAAGTGGCCTATTTTTTAAAACTTTTCAGGAGCGATTTAGCACCCTCAAGGACCCTTTGGGTGGCAGTTCCATCTTCCAGGTGTTCTTCCACCTGCCGAACCAGTGCAGATCCCACCACCACCCCGTCCCCTAAAGAAGCAGCCTGGGAGGCTTCCTGTGGGGTGGATATTCCAAACCCGATCAAAATGGGCAGGGGAGAAATCTTTCGAAGGGATTCAATCTGTCGTCGGATATCTTTCACGGCACCCATTTTTGCCCCTGTAATTCCCACCAGAGACACATAATAAATAAAACCCCGGCTGTGTTGGGCCACTTTCCTCATCCTGGAAGGGGAGGTGGTCGGCGCAATTAAAAAAATGATATCCAAACCCTCCTCATTCCCCGCTTTCATCAAGCAGCCCGCTTCCTCCGGGGGAAGATCCGGAATGATCACGCCATCCACCCCTTTCTCAAGGGCGTTTTTTACAAAACGTTCCTCCCCATATTTCATGATGGGATTGTAATAGGTCATCAAGACGATCGGAACCGAAACTTTTTGGCGGAGCCTTTCCACCATATCCAAAATTCCCGGAAGCGTTGTTTTTTGCCGAAGAGACCGAACACTTGCCCGCTGGATGACAGGGCCATCCGCAATGGGATCGGAAAAAGGAACCCCCAACTCAATCAGGTCAGCGCCCAGATCCGCCAGCCCTTTGACCAGTTCTTCCGTTTGGGCAAGGGATGGATCCCCGGCCATGATATAGGGAACAAAAGCCTTTTCCTGGTTCAG includes:
- a CDS encoding ABC transporter ATP-binding protein, which translates into the protein MNNPLVKIVDLYKWFSLENREIPVLNGVEMEIQKGELLCIVGASGAGKSTLLHILGGLDRPSSGKVLFDGEDISRFSESQMAQFRNKKLGFVFQFHHLLPEFTALENTMMPALIQGNQNKQIEKEAKEILKEVGLEMRRDHRPGELSGGEQQRVAMARALMLNPQLVLADEPTGNLDTHTSEAIFSLLKRLQHEKGITLIMVTHNEFLAKQADRIIKIVDGKIEKG
- a CDS encoding patatin-like phospholipase family protein gives rise to the protein MFRPFKVGLALGGGGARGISHLGVLSALEKAGVPIDLVAGVSFGAVVGAMYAIQPNIQEIENRITTFVNGPEFKRTRFEFMRHDLNQGKRAGILSKLAHSVKRGVFYGISFTRQAYISEMEFLRVMGHLIDDVDMENTKVPFFTTAADLINGGEYILDKGSLRKAICATCAIPGIFPPMMYGEHLLMDGGWVNPVPVDLLRQKGADFVIAVNASDSVLKVTGFNRGLDLLLRADALVRERLRSHYAKKADVIIQPDVGKVHWADFSRPKEYMQKGKEATETKLEEVKRKIRWGRVRRIFPGNNHRG
- a CDS encoding haloacid dehalogenase type II → MLDFNQFEVISFGCYGTLIDWESGILEAFEPFFSRQNIPIEEGSILEFFSKAEAQSESGPYNEYKDVLRGVVRKTAEVFHLNLSTSEDHFLVESLKNWKPFSDTVEALRTLKKRFRLAILSNTDDALFSITAEHLHIKFDWVITAQQVRSYKPSLNFFRFAIQKIGVPSDKILHVGQSMFHDIVPAKNIGLKTVWVDRRRSKNGPGATPSGYARPDLVVPDLKTLALFANSP
- the trpA gene encoding tryptophan synthase subunit alpha, translated to MKEDQREGRIEILFKHLRLNQEKAFVPYIMAGDPSLAQTEELVKGLADLGADLIELGVPFSDPIADGPVIQRASVRSLRQKTTLPGILDMVERLRQKVSVPIVLMTYYNPIMKYGEERFVKNALEKGVDGVIIPDLPPEEAGCLMKAGNEEGLDIIFLIAPTTSPSRMRKVAQHSRGFIYYVSLVGITGAKMGAVKDIRRQIESLRKISPLPILIGFGISTPQEASQAASLGDGVVVGSALVRQVEEHLEDGTATQRVLEGAKSLLKSFKK